The following proteins are encoded in a genomic region of Cryptomeria japonica chromosome 11, Sugi_1.0, whole genome shotgun sequence:
- the LOC131047086 gene encoding transcription factor bHLH125-like has product MNFCPNNEFYLSNFNSISFQPDKAYKNALDFYIQEYSQDGFGNPSSSNVGKKAGTQPSKQIIHKMIERKRRKDMNFLYSELRSLLPEERIRGKRSVSDQLDESINYIRHLEQQIKDLTKERDKKKIRAACFKGVEISKPLEFHDEGFPSIKIKSFGSDALQVYINSIRNQIALSDVLLVSEECRFEVVSAASSVTNEKVFHTIQAEVTDHSSTNIDSLYVKLQQLIRMGGEKNRFEPPTYDKWQNNKEVWEEIFDSGMVPFFERLHGHSALVMERFVKSWNKGVLATFGVNFQVHRTLVSIVTGLDMKGRKFYRDKELVEEAIATFYDKEKEHQRVSKKADGGYNRKEMISL; this is encoded by the exons ATGAATTTCTGCCCAAATAACGAATTTTACCTGTCGAATTTCAATTCCATCTCATTTCAACCGGACAAAGCTTACAAAAATGCTCTGGATTTCTATATTCAGGAGTATTCACAAGATGGTTTTGGTAACCCCAGTTCAAGTAACGTTGGGAAGAAGGCAGGCACACAACCCAGCAAGCAGATTATTCACAAAATGATTGAAAGGAAGCGGCGGAAGGACATGAATTTTCTCTACTCAGAGCTGAGGTCACTACTTCCGGAGGAAAGAATTCGG GGAAAGCGTTCAGTATCAGACCAACTGGACGAATCTATTAACTACATTCGTCATCTAGAGCAACAGATCAAAGATCTAACGAAGGAAAGAGACAAGAAAAAAATCCGTGCAGCTTGCTTTAAGGGTGTTGAAATATCCAAGCCGCTGGAATTCCATGACGAGGGTTTCCCATCAATTAAAATAAAGTCATTCGGTTCAGATGCATTGCAGGTATATATAAACTCGATCCGGAATCAGATTGCCTTGTCCGATGTTCTTCTGGTGAgtgaagaatgtagatttgaagtTGTGAGTGCTGCTTCGTCTGTGACCAATGAAAAAGTCTTCCATACTATACAGGCCGAG GTAACAGACCACAGCAGTACTAATATCGACTCATTGTATGTTAAACTTCAGCAATTGATCAG AATGGGAGGTGAAAAGAATAGGTTTGAACCCCCGACCTATGATAAGTGGCAAAATaataaggaggtttgggaggaaatcTTTGACAGTGGGATGGTGCCCTTTTTTGAGAGATTGCATGGCCATTCTGCCTTGGTTATGGAAAGATTTGTCAAAAGTTGGAATAAGGGTGTGCTAGCTACTTTCGGTGTGAATTTTCAAGTTCACAGAACCTTGGTTTCTATTGTTACTGGTCTAGATATGAAAGGTAGGAAATTTTATAGAGACAAGGAGCTAGTTGAGGAGGCCATCGCTAccttttatgataaggaaaaggaacATCAAAGGGTTTCAAAAAAGGCAGACGGTGGCTACAATAGGAAAGAGATGATTTCCCTCTAG